In Desmonostoc muscorum LEGE 12446, the genomic window TCAGAACTACAAAAAGTACTCAATGGAGAATATCAGCCAATACTTGCTGGCAAACAATCAGACGTGAAAGTAGAAGTGCTGAAAGTTGTACTAGAGGGTATGGGTGCATTATTTGGGCATCCACTACCAAAAAAATTAACCATTTTAGACTTTGGCAATGGTACGACCCTGTATTCTCGTTACCACCGGGGTCAGCGAGAAGTTCACACTGCCTACCCCATCGGTGTGGAAGTTCTCATCGATGATATCTCCCAAAAGATGAAACATCTAAATGGCGGAAAAATTGGGGATGCTTCCAAAATCCGATTTTGTCTAGAGATGGGGCATACCCGATACAGCCGTGACATTGATATCAAAGATATATACAGCGCTTGTTTGAAAGATTGGTATGAAAAATACTTGAAGAAAGTGGTGAATCTCACGCTTGATGCCAAACACCAAGGGGATGAAATCTGGGCGATTGGTGGAGGCTGCCTTTTACCAGGATTTAAAAAATTGTTAGAAAAGAATGGCTTCAAAATCCTGGACAACCCGGTGGAAGCCAATGTCTTTGGGCTTCTAGAAATGGCAAAAACCATCAGCAGTAAGAATCCAGCATCTACATCTCTTAAGTTATAACAATGGCAGACAAACTTGACTTAACCCCAGAAAAAGTTCGGATCAAAGATAGCTACCGAGAGCGGATATTTGCCGAATCACAGCAACTAGGCAAGAGTTACCTAGAGACGCTTTACTTTATTATTGATTGTTATTTTGCTTTCAGGAAGGGTACATTTCCCACACAACAAGTAGCTTTCATGCCGATTAATACTGAAGATAACAAACTTCCTTCAATGACTCAAGAGCCATCTACTATCGAAAACCAAGAGGATTCTGATGACCAAACCTTCACTCTTGATTTTGAGTTGTAAGGGAAGTATGGGACTGCTGCTTCTATAGTGCGTAAGTCAAGCGATGTTTGTTCAATACAGTTCGGTTAAGGTTTTTTGATGAAAATTCTAGATCATAAAGACGCGATAAATTCTCATAAAGATGCGATGAATCGCCGTCAAGACAATAATCCTTCTTTCGTCTTGACGGCGGTTCATCGTGTCTCTTACCTTAACTGATCATAAATCTGTTAAAAGTCTTGCTTTTCTAAGGATAAACTGTAGCACTGTTTCTTGAGAAGAAATAATGTCTGCTCTGCCTTCCATGCCAGATTGAATTGTACACTGGTGATCGCCAACACTTAATACTAGCTTTTCGGGCTGGATAGTTACATCGTAATTCCCAGCATTTTTATCTTTATTTTCAGACGCTATCGCATCGGGAGAAATAGCACTGACTTTGCCTTTGAGAGTTCCATATTCAGTATAGGAACAACCTGAAACTCGCAGTTGTACTTCTTGACCTGCTTTGACTTTGCGGATATCTTGAGATGGCACTAATGCCTTAATTATTAAAGGTGAATCATTGGGAGAAATTTGAGCAACAATATCACCAGAACGCAAGACTTGGGAAGGATTACGCAAACTTAATTCCTGGATAATACCAGATGCCGAAGCCCGAATCACTGTATTTGCAATGTCTCGGAGAATTTGTTGAAGTTCTTGTTGATCGCGGCTAAATTGCTTTTGAATTTCTACTTGTTGTTGTAATAATTGCTCTCGTTCTTGATTTAATTTTCCCAAACTGACTTTACCTGTAGCACTTTCAGCAGCAATTTTCTCTTGAGAAATTGCCACATTAGCATCGCTAGGATTGAGATTAACAAAAGTGCTTTGTAGTCTCGCTGTTGCTGCTTCTACTGCAAGTTGTTGTTGTTGGATTGCTTGTTGTTGTTCTTCTACATTAGCTTTTTGAGATTCTAAGAGTTGTTCTTGTTGTTCAACAGCTAGCTGCACTTCTTGGAATTGATCTTGAGAAATCGATCCAGTTTGGAGTAAAGGTTGATATCTGTCTCGCTTGGCTTTTGCTGCCCTTAAGGAAGCATCGCTAGACTTGAAATTCGCTATTGCTGATTTTAAATGTGTTTGAGCTTTTTGTAATTCCTTCTGAGCTTGCCTGAAATTGGCTTTAGCTTCCCTAACTTGGGCAATTGAGGTGATTCGCTTGTCTTGGATGTCGCGTTGACTGCGATTAAGTTCAGCTTTTGCTGAGACAATCACTCGGCTGGCACGATCGCTTTCTGCTGCTATTTGCCCATCTAAAGCCAGAATGGGAGCAATGCGATTTTGTGAGATGACCCCACCTGGAGAGCGATCGCTAATAAACTCTTACGTATATATTTAGTATTTTATACAAAAGTTGCAGCAATATTGCTTAGAAGATACAACCTGCTACCAAAAACAAAGTTTCTGTACATTGTTGCTACTAGAAAAAAAGGTAAAATTTCCTTTCAGGAATAGTTTTGAAATAGGAAGTATCTACCTTTATGAAAAAAAATATATCTGCAAATTTAAATTTTGCCGATTCATTATCAGATTTTCAAAAGGATGTGACTAACCTTTTAGATTTGAAAAATATCGAGGAGTGGTCTGGAAAAATAGTTAAAGAAAGAGAAGAAAAAATTAGACAGGCTGCCTTAGTTTTAGCGGGTCAATGTATCGCCATATTATTGCATAAGCTTTCTCAATCAGAGTCGGCTCATCAAACAGCAATTAATCAAACCAAAGGATGGTGGCATACCGACACACAAAGACACGGTTATACGAAGAGGGAAATATTAACAGTAGGTAATGTTGTAGTAAATCTTAAATTACCATACGTTGTTCAAAAAAGAGAAAAGAAAGCGAAGAATAAATCTACTAATGTTGGATTCTGCCCCTTGCTAAAATGGTTAGGAATGTCAGAAGGCTTGACCCCATTAGTTTGGTCAGATATTACAAAATATGGTGCCATAGCTAGTTCTTTTGAAGCCGCACATACAATCCTGGGTGATTGGGGAATTAATATTAGTCTTAAACGAATTGAACGATTGACATATAAATTTGGTCAAATCAGCATTGATTTACGTCAAACTAAAATATCTAACTTGCAACAAGGTAAATTACCTGGTGGGAATATACTTAAAGACCAGAGAGTTGTGATTGCTGTAGATGGTGGCAGGAGTAGAATTAGGATTAATAAAAAAGGTAGAAAAAATCTCAAAACAAACAAGCACGGCTTTACAGGGGAATGGGTTGAGCCAAAATTATTAACAATTTATGTGGTTGATGAACAGGGTAAAAAAGTTAAAAATGGCGAAATAAACATTGTAAATGATGGCACTTATGAAGACTATAAAGGCTTTTTGCCAATTTTAGAAATGCATCTGATTAGTTTGGGAATTAGTCAAGCAAAACAAGTTTTATTAGTTGCTGACGGTGCTGAATGGATTTGGAAGCATATTCCCCCTCTTTTAAAGAAATTGAAATCTCCCGATGCGACTTATCAATTATTTGATTTTTACCATGTTACTGAACGGCTACAGAAATTTGCTGATGTAGCGTTTAGTGATGATAAGGAGCGGAATAATTGGTTTAAAAAAGCACGGAGAACTTTAAAAAAAAGTAATGCCATGACCATAATTAGGCAGATGGATGAATTTATATCTGAAGCTACGGGAGAGCGTTGTAAAACTATGGTCACACAGAGAAATTACCTTTTACGTGCCTATCGTGAAAGGCGTTTAAATTACGCTAAGATACTAGACCAAAAACTACCAATAGGTAGTGGAGCAATTGAGAGTTTAATTCGTCAAGTTGTCAACTTAAGAATCAAGGGTAACAGTAAATTTTGGTTGAAAGAAAATGCAGAAATTATCTTACATCTGCGTTGTCAATGGATGGCTGGAAGTTGGGATAATTTTTGTGGTTCTATCTTTAATTCTTTTATCAAACCCCAAGCTGCTTGATAAATTTTATACTTTAATCTTGCCTTTAATTTACTTTTTGACATAATTCATACTAAGTATGAAAGGCTGATTGCAGATATTTTTATAAAAAATCGTCAAATGACTTGCTATTAATCTTTTTGAGATATTTCATCAAGATGAATTTTTGTGCAAACCAGTATTTTATTTGCAAATAAAATCACCTTGTACCTAAATATAATTTTTAGCGATGGCTACGCCCGCCGCAGGCATCGCTTGTTTTTGACCAGACCTCACAAAATCGCATTGCTCCCAGCCAGAATTTGGGCATCAAGTTGAGATAGTTGCAGTTTAGCTTGCCGAATATTCGTTTGCAGTTGGCTTTTTTGAGTCTGAAGACGATTATCATCTACCAGAGCGATCACATCTCCTTTTTTCACTGGCTGATTTACCTGCACAGCAATACTTTTAATCATTCCTTCTGTTGCTGCTTGTACTAGGCGCAGTTCTCCAGCAGGGCGAACACTCGCCGAGACTTTGACTGTAATTTTATATTTAAGAACGCTTGCCAGGATAATGCTAGCAGCAAAGATGATCAGGAGAACTATGCCGCCGATAGTTGTCCAGTTACTAATGGGGGGCAAGAATTCATTAGGTGTAGCTGGGCGGAGAAAGTCTGGATTAGTTACCTTCTCTCGGTTGGGGTAAGAAGCATCAGGTGAAGGTAAGTTTGCATCAGCCATTTTTAAATTCACTACTTCAACTGTGATTATTATGATTAGCTGAATTATTTAAAACCTCCGCGAGCGCTTCCGAAATCGGTAAGCCAGGACAGCGTTCCAGCCAGAAGAACTCGCCCACTGGATTGACTTCAAGGAATATATAACGACCATCAGGAGTCAAAATAATATCAATAGCTCCGTAGTTTAAACGGAATTGTGCCATGAGTTTGAGCAATTTTTCTTCGACATCTCCGGGCAAAGTGTATGTTTCCCAAGCATTGAGTAAAGCGACTCCCTGTTTTCGCCAATCGTAACGTGCTTTATCCAAAGCTTGAGAGTCAACCGCAGCCGTCAGTACGCGCTTACCTACAATAATTGTCCGTAATTCCAATGCCTTAGGAATTTTCTCCTGAAATGTCATTGGGCAGAAATTTAATCCATCAAGGTTGTCTAGATCCTCAGATGAAATTGGATTTGTAAACACAACTTTTTCTCGTCCTTGTTCATCGTAAATAGCGAAGGAAGAGAGCATTTTTGTAATTATTCCTTGGTGACATTCTTGGGCGAATTGCTTCACTGCCACTGGATTATTTGTAGTTAGGGTGCGTGGCGTATCTAGACCTAGCTTTCGGGCTATTTGTAATTGCAACTGCTTATTTTCGGCTTGGCGAATATTTGGCAGAGGGTCGAGATGAAACCCGTTGATACTGGCAATCATTCCCTCAATAGTGATGCGAGATTCTTTCATTGAGGCTTGTCTGAGTTGCTTATCCATTGAGTCAGGAATTTTTGACCCAATTGCAATCCGCCGATACCAAACTGCTGATACTTCATTCAAATCTAATGTTTGGTCATCAACGCTCAGAGTAACTCTTTCGGTTTTACCATAGTAAACATCTAACTGCATTTCTGTGGGAAATCGGTCTGTGTCAAAACGAAATGCTTTCTTTCCTTGGGCTTCAATTGCTTGGATAACTAGAGGAATACTTTCGTTGTCTTGGCTGTGAGTAATAATTAAAACAGTCACGTTGCTTCGCTCCGAATTCAAAATTCAAAAGACCCTAGTTGAAAGTAGTGCAGATGCGATCGCATCTGCGATCGGATAGTCCAAATCTCTCTCCAGCATCCCCCACTCTCCTGTAGGATTAATTTCTAAAAAAACATATTCTCCCGATGGCGTTTTAATGAAGTCAAATGCTCCAAAAACCAGTCCAAACCTAGCCATAAAAGCATCCAAACAACGGATTAGTTTATCAGGTAATTGATATGGTTGCCAGGTAATAACCTCTTTTGTATCACGTCGCCAATCCTGGGTGGATGCTGCATACTCAGACGCATCTAGCGCCCCCACAAAGAGATTACCATTTACATACACTGCCCGTAATTCTTGGTGTTTGGGGATTTGTTCTTGAAATACAACTGGACAATAGCGCAGTGTTTCAGCATCAAGTAAATCTTCTTCTTTAACAGCACTGGTATACATAAAAAAAGAGGAGGCTTGCATACCATAAGAAAGAGGTCTGAGCAGCTTGACAATCATTTTCCCCTTAACTTGCTGGAAAAATTCTCGTGCTTCTTGAGGATTGTTGGTGACGAGAGTCTGAGGTATGATAAGACCTACTTCCGATGCAACCCGCAGTTGGCGTAACTTGTTTTCAGCTGCACTTATCCGGTGTAAATCATCCACCCACCTAGCTCCCCTCATGCTGTCCCAAAAGCCATCTAAAACTGCAAGTGATTCACTAGAACAGGCTGCTTGAAATTGGGGAGCCAATTCTTTACCGAGATCGGGTTGCCAAATACGCCGCATCCATACTGCTTGCACTTGCTCG contains:
- a CDS encoding biotin/lipoyl-binding protein, whose product is MADANLPSPDASYPNREKVTNPDFLRPATPNEFLPPISNWTTIGGIVLLIIFAASIILASVLKYKITVKVSASVRPAGELRLVQAATEGMIKSIAVQVNQPVKKGDVIALVDDNRLQTQKSQLQTNIRQAKLQLSQLDAQILAGSNAIL
- a CDS encoding MvdD family ATP-grasp ribosomal peptide maturase — protein: MTVLIITHSQDNESIPLVIQAIEAQGKKAFRFDTDRFPTEMQLDVYYGKTERVTLSVDDQTLDLNEVSAVWYRRIAIGSKIPDSMDKQLRQASMKESRITIEGMIASINGFHLDPLPNIRQAENKQLQLQIARKLGLDTPRTLTTNNPVAVKQFAQECHQGIITKMLSSFAIYDEQGREKVVFTNPISSEDLDNLDGLNFCPMTFQEKIPKALELRTIIVGKRVLTAAVDSQALDKARYDWRKQGVALLNAWETYTLPGDVEEKLLKLMAQFRLNYGAIDIILTPDGRYIFLEVNPVGEFFWLERCPGLPISEALAEVLNNSANHNNHS
- a CDS encoding HlyD family secretion protein, coding for MIVSAKAELNRSQRDIQDKRITSIAQVREAKANFRQAQKELQKAQTHLKSAIANFKSSDASLRAAKAKRDRYQPLLQTGSISQDQFQEVQLAVEQQEQLLESQKANVEEQQQAIQQQQLAVEAATARLQSTFVNLNPSDANVAISQEKIAAESATGKVSLGKLNQEREQLLQQQVEIQKQFSRDQQELQQILRDIANTVIRASASGIIQELSLRNPSQVLRSGDIVAQISPNDSPLIIKALVPSQDIRKVKAGQEVQLRVSGCSYTEYGTLKGKVSAISPDAIASENKDKNAGNYDVTIQPEKLVLSVGDHQCTIQSGMEGRADIISSQETVLQFILRKARLLTDL
- a CDS encoding ISLre2 family transposase produces the protein MKKNISANLNFADSLSDFQKDVTNLLDLKNIEEWSGKIVKEREEKIRQAALVLAGQCIAILLHKLSQSESAHQTAINQTKGWWHTDTQRHGYTKREILTVGNVVVNLKLPYVVQKREKKAKNKSTNVGFCPLLKWLGMSEGLTPLVWSDITKYGAIASSFEAAHTILGDWGINISLKRIERLTYKFGQISIDLRQTKISNLQQGKLPGGNILKDQRVVIAVDGGRSRIRINKKGRKNLKTNKHGFTGEWVEPKLLTIYVVDEQGKKVKNGEINIVNDGTYEDYKGFLPILEMHLISLGISQAKQVLLVADGAEWIWKHIPPLLKKLKSPDATYQLFDFYHVTERLQKFADVAFSDDKERNNWFKKARRTLKKSNAMTIIRQMDEFISEATGERCKTMVTQRNYLLRAYRERRLNYAKILDQKLPIGSGAIESLIRQVVNLRIKGNSKFWLKENAEIILHLRCQWMAGSWDNFCGSIFNSFIKPQAA
- a CDS encoding ParM/StbA family protein — its product is MSNIHTLQKIFPAGFDNGYGSLKLLVDGFEVVRVPSYITNAEMEDVPGRVVFNGSAYTVGESAFRTGNYFDRNTDNNENKVNNALLTLFGALAHLPHRKAWHLKLVVSLHDVALASELQKVLNGEYQPILAGKQSDVKVEVLKVVLEGMGALFGHPLPKKLTILDFGNGTTLYSRYHRGQREVHTAYPIGVEVLIDDISQKMKHLNGGKIGDASKIRFCLEMGHTRYSRDIDIKDIYSACLKDWYEKYLKKVVNLTLDAKHQGDEIWAIGGGCLLPGFKKLLEKNGFKILDNPVEANVFGLLEMAKTISSKNPASTSLKL
- a CDS encoding MvdC family ATP-grasp ribosomal peptide maturase, producing the protein MHLERDVVLLITHSGDFFTIDRVAEAVSKRGAQPFRLDTDQFPLAVQLQANFSNSGSNHTLKYGDVLRQAAPHLRSLNSEQVQAVWMRRIWQPDLGKELAPQFQAACSSESLAVLDGFWDSMRGARWVDDLHRISAAENKLRQLRVASEVGLIIPQTLVTNNPQEAREFFQQVKGKMIVKLLRPLSYGMQASSFFMYTSAVKEEDLLDAETLRYCPVVFQEQIPKHQELRAVYVNGNLFVGALDASEYAASTQDWRRDTKEVITWQPYQLPDKLIRCLDAFMARFGLVFGAFDFIKTPSGEYVFLEINPTGEWGMLERDLDYPIADAIASALLSTRVF